DNA from Terriglobus tenax:
AAGACAACAAAGTTTGATCGTACTAAATTTTCATACGCTGAAATGTCAGACGTAAAATGCACGTTCCTGAATTGGAACAATTCGATAATTATTGTGTCAAAAGTGCAACCCCACCGCAGACAAACACTGCTGCGATCCAACGTCTTTTGTCGACATGCTCTTTGAGAAATATACGTGCGGCAGCCGACGTAGCGATATAGGTCAACGATGCAGTTGCTGGCGCAATCAGCGAGAGATCGGCGGTAGACAGGGCATACAGCAGGGCAAAGAAGCTGATCGCCATGCAGCAGATGCCACCCCCAAGGTAGGGGCTTGTCACCACGGCCTTGATTGCTCCAGACAGGCCAGACTTTGCCCGGATGTCATCCAGGTCGCCCAGCTTCCGCATGGCTGCGGCAATCAGGATGTCACCGGCCGTGGCAAAGATAACCACCATCCAGATGGTGACCCACGCATGCAGCGAAACGGCGGACAGGTGTGCGCTGACCCGTTCGCGCAGGTGATGCGACTCAGCAGAAATTGAGGGAATTGACAGAAGCGAGAAAACCAGAGGATACTCCTGGGCGTCAGAGCCTGTTGTCTGTTGTGGTTTAGACGGCCACAACCTCGGAGGGATGCGTTGGTAATTCCATTTCTTACCTTACATCAGTTGTCCGTCCTGTTCAGCAAACCAAGCGCGGTCTTGATGCAGAATGCTGAAGTTCCGCGTAGCGCCGTGGAGCAGTTCCTGCAGAACGACGAAGAAGAAGAGCAGTGCCGGATTCTGACCCAACTGGCAGAGAAACAACCAGGACTTTTCAAAAACGTGGCATGAACGGCTCGTATCCCCATCACGGAGCATTCTCCTGATGCTCCGTGCGGGATGGACCCTGCGCGACAAAACCCACTCCAACCACGATCAGCGAAATTCCCAGCCAGCGCGACTTGGAAATGTCCTCGTGTAGGAAGAACTTTGAGAGCAGAGCCGTAATCACATTGCCGAAGGCCGTGGCGGGATACACAAAGCTCACATCTGCCCAGCTCAGTGCGGTAATGTTGCAGGCCATAAAACCCAGCAGCACCAGAATTCCTGCGATCACCCAGGGATTGCCAATGGCGGTAAACAGCGTGCCAAGATGGTGAACATCAATCGCGCCCACCTGCTGCATACCTCGCGCCAGTAGAAAGTCACCGACTGCGGCGCCCATCATGACGCATATCAGAATCAGCCAGCGTTGCGGGGTCAGCGTGTGATGGGTCGATCGCATCTGCTCATCTTTCGTTGGAAGGCAAAGGTGAAGCGGGGCCAAAGCCCCGCTTCAGTGGGATTGCACGCGTCGTTTACGCGTTCATGCTGACGGATTCCTGCGCCTTGACAGCGTTCTCTTCCTTCTTCGCACGAACAACCTTGTTGCGCTGCGAACGCAGCTTCAGGAAGGCCTTGGCTTCGACGTAGAGGCGGGGCACATCGCGGTTGACGATTGCCTTCCAGACCACGCGGAACGCAGCCTTCGGGCGGAAGTAGTACTCGTCATAGAAGCGGTGCACCATCTCCAGAACGTACTCGGTCGGCAGACCCGGGTATTCGATGTGCGCCATCTGGTGGCCGCTGTCATCGTTCATCACCTCGTTGGTGATGAAGCCGTTCTTCTTGGCATAGTCGTAGAACTCGGTGCCAGGGTAAGCATGCGCGATGGAGACCTGGATGGTCTCGCAATCGAGCGTTTTGGCGAAGTTGATCGTGTTGCGGATCGACTCCTTCGTCTCGCCCGGCAGGCCCAGGATGAAGTCGGCATGGATCACCAGACCAAG
Protein-coding regions in this window:
- a CDS encoding EamA family transporter; its protein translation is MWPSKPQQTTGSDAQEYPLVFSLLSIPSISAESHHLRERVSAHLSAVSLHAWVTIWMVVIFATAGDILIAAAMRKLGDLDDIRAKSGLSGAIKAVVTSPYLGGGICCMAISFFALLYALSTADLSLIAPATASLTYIATSAAARIFLKEHVDKRRWIAAVFVCGGVALLTQ
- a CDS encoding EamA family transporter, producing MRSTHHTLTPQRWLILICVMMGAAVGDFLLARGMQQVGAIDVHHLGTLFTAIGNPWVIAGILVLLGFMACNITALSWADVSFVYPATAFGNVITALLSKFFLHEDISKSRWLGISLIVVGVGFVAQGPSRTEHQENAP